A genomic segment from Sorangium aterium encodes:
- a CDS encoding RCC1 domain-containing protein, whose amino-acid sequence MQISLGAAHSCAVKTGDELYCWGSDEEGQIGNGAAEQSGYATPLLVRSELRQVAAGQDHTCAIKTSDGGVLCWGRNFDGQLGNGGQEASPSPVNVLAPLAAGVDEVAAGDRHTRARARAPRSTVSATITTLKSRARKAQ is encoded by the coding sequence GTGCAGATCTCGCTGGGCGCGGCGCACTCGTGCGCCGTGAAGACGGGTGATGAGCTGTACTGCTGGGGATCCGACGAGGAAGGCCAGATCGGCAATGGCGCGGCGGAGCAGTCGGGCTATGCGACGCCGCTCCTCGTCCGGAGCGAACTCCGGCAGGTCGCGGCCGGCCAGGATCACACCTGCGCCATCAAGACCTCCGACGGGGGTGTGCTCTGCTGGGGCAGGAACTTCGATGGACAGCTCGGCAACGGCGGGCAGGAGGCCTCGCCCTCTCCGGTGAACGTCCTCGCGCCGCTCGCGGCAGGCGTCGACGAGGTGGCCGCGGGCGACCGGCACACGCGCGCGCGCGCAAGGGCGCCGAGGTCTACTGTTTCGGCAACGATTACAACGTTGAAGAGCCGCGCCCGCAAGGCCCAGTGA
- a CDS encoding 2-isopropylmalate synthase, producing MSADGRDPGAAAPFDWNRAEPAPGERPPRPGGRMSPSGGQPSPSGGQPLPSGGQQPPSGGQLSPSGGQQPPSGGLAADAWGAARADGEAWLPFGRGARPVEVLDETLRDGIQGVSTVNPPRARKIELLHAMASVGVDVVNLGMPATGPRQFDDACLLAREIVASRLPLGLTAAARTLAVDVQEVARVAERTGAPIMVYAFIGSSPIRHFVEGWGPDFLARSVDEAGRAAAAAGLPFCLVAEDATRSPPDMLRTLFRAAVDAGAARLCLCDTTGHVTPPGVEALVAFARRELGALGATGIELDWHGHNDRGLGLAAALWAVASGIERVHATALGVGERTGNTCLELLVDNLGRLGARPPVPRERLAAYCAAASRALAWPVAPDHPIAGALSRRG from the coding sequence ATGAGCGCCGACGGCCGGGATCCCGGCGCCGCGGCCCCCTTCGACTGGAACCGCGCCGAGCCCGCGCCGGGGGAGCGCCCGCCGCGCCCCGGAGGGCGGATGTCGCCCTCCGGCGGGCAGCCGTCGCCCTCCGGCGGGCAGCCGTTGCCCTCCGGCGGGCAGCAGCCGCCCTCCGGCGGGCAGCTGTCGCCCTCCGGCGGGCAGCAGCCGCCCTCCGGCGGCCTGGCCGCCGACGCGTGGGGCGCCGCGCGCGCCGACGGGGAGGCGTGGCTGCCCTTTGGCCGGGGAGCCCGGCCGGTCGAGGTGCTCGACGAGACGCTGCGCGACGGCATCCAGGGCGTCTCCACGGTGAACCCGCCGCGCGCGCGCAAGATCGAGCTTCTCCATGCGATGGCGAGCGTCGGCGTCGACGTCGTGAACCTCGGCATGCCGGCGACCGGGCCGCGGCAGTTCGACGACGCGTGCCTGCTCGCCCGGGAGATCGTCGCGTCCCGCCTGCCGCTCGGCCTGACCGCGGCCGCGCGCACCCTCGCCGTGGACGTCCAGGAGGTCGCCCGCGTGGCCGAGCGCACCGGGGCGCCGATCATGGTCTACGCGTTCATCGGCAGCTCACCGATCCGGCACTTCGTCGAGGGGTGGGGGCCTGATTTCCTGGCCCGCAGCGTCGACGAGGCCGGGCGGGCGGCCGCGGCGGCCGGCCTGCCCTTCTGCCTCGTTGCGGAGGACGCGACCCGCTCGCCGCCCGACATGCTCCGCACGCTCTTCCGCGCCGCCGTCGATGCCGGCGCGGCGCGCCTCTGCCTTTGCGACACGACCGGCCATGTCACCCCGCCGGGGGTCGAGGCGCTCGTCGCGTTCGCCCGGCGCGAGCTGGGCGCGCTGGGGGCGACCGGGATCGAGCTTGACTGGCACGGCCACAACGATCGCGGGCTCGGCCTCGCGGCCGCGCTCTGGGCGGTGGCGAGCGGCATCGAGCGGGTCCACGCCACGGCGCTCGGCGTCGGGGAGCGGACGGGCAACACCTGCCTCGAGCTGCTCGTCGACAACCTCGGCCGTCTGGGCGCGCGCCCCCCGGTGCCGCGCGAGCGCCTGGCAGCGTACTGCGCGGCCGCGTCGCGTGCGCTCGCCTGGCCCGTCGCGCCGGACCATCCGATCGCGGGGGCGCTCAGCCGCCGGGGGTGA